The window GTTAGTTTTCATGTAAGATTAAATatgttcaaactgattgggATGGTGAATATTGTAAGTTAAATCAGTTTTTTCAGACTATTGGTATTCATAACCGATTAATCTGACCTCatactcatgaacaaaatggcacCATTGAGTGTCGCCATCGACACATTGTCGAAACTGGCCTCACTCTTTTAGTCCAATGTAGTGCACCATTATGGTTTTGGAACTATGCTTTTGAATCATCAGTATATCTTATTAATCGCATGCTGACTCTTGTTCTCCTAAATAAATCTCTGTTTGAGTGTCTGTTTCGTCATACTCcttattataattttctatGTACTTTTGGCTGTTTTTGTTTCTCATTTTACGTCTATATCATGCTCACAAATTGGATTTCCGTTCCTCTCCATGTGTGTTTTTAGGGTATGGTTCATCTCATCTTAATTATCGCTGTCTTGATTTAGCATCTCAACGTATTTATGTCTCcttcatgtttgttttcatgaagATGTCTTTCTTTTTACGAATTCTGAACATATAACACATACACCAGTACCCTCCACACAACCTACATACCTCCAAACCTTGAATCCTTCCTAAAATTCTCAACCTACTGCTCCATAACCTTGCCAAACCAATACCCCTATCCTACCATCTGTCGCAGCCCAACAAACCCACCGCTTGCCCATAGATTCTGCAACAACTTCATTACCACCCAGCCCTACCATACTATCACCATCtatttgtttttccaatgaaTATTATGCAAAAACAGGTTCTCCATCAACAAATGTTCATGCTTTCAGGTCTGCTGCTGCAAAATAGACAAGTTCTGAAACAGATTCATCAGGGTCTGTTGTGCCGATCAGTCCCTCCATAGACTCTCCAGTCAGTCTGCAACTTTGTGTAAATCTCTCCTCGTATCCTCTCTAGCAACTTACGGGTACATGTGCTTCTCCTCCTCGACCAGCTGTTTGCCAACATCATATGGTCCTTCGTCCTAGGCAGCCAAAGACAATACTATCAACAACAACTACCACCACTACTGTTGCTCCCATCAATCTGGTAGTATCTCTTCCTACTCATGAACCAATTGTTTTACTGATGCTAATAGGTATGAGGCTTGGCATAATGCTATGCACGAGGAAATTCAAACCTTACACGCTAACAAAACTTGGACCTTGATGCCTTTTCATCCTTCGATGGATGTTGTTGGTGGTCGATAGGCGTACAAATTAAATACAAAGTTGATGGCAGCATTGAGAGGTATAAGGCACGCCTAGTTGCTAGAGGTTTTACACAGCAAGAAGGTATTGATTACTCTGAAACCTTTAGTCCTATTATCAAGCAGGTGATCGTCATATTAGTCTTCTTCATTGCAGTTACATGTgattggaaaattcatcagcttGATATCCATAATGCATCTCTCAATGGAGTTCTTGACAAAGAGGTCTACATGAAATAACCTCCAGGTTTTGTTTATTCTGCTCTCCCCTCTCACGTGTGTAGATTATATATGTctctatatggtttaaaacaggctTTGCGGGCTTGATACACTCATCTGAATGACTTTCTGTTATCAATTAGTTTTTGCACCTCCAAAGTTGATACCTCATTATTTATCTTCTTTGTTGGTACTGATATTTGTTACTCATGGTCTGTGTTGATGATATTCAGCTTATGGGTAGCAACTCTCTTATGCTTAAACGCCTCATACAATTGCTGAGCTCATAATTTAAGCTTCGCGACTTGGGtactgttcattattttttaggtattgAGGTTTAGTCTACTGGTATGGGTTTTATGCTACGACAACATAAATATACACTTGACATCCTCACTCGGACTGGTACGATATCTTGCAAGCTTGTTGATACTCCTATACATCCTCACTCGGACTAGTACGATATCTTGCAAGCTTGTTGATACTCCTATCTCAACCTCCAAAGCTATCATAATGTCAGATCCTTTGTTTTCTAATGCTATATGTTTTCGTCAAATTATAGGTGCTCTTCATTATCTCATTTTTACGAGACCAGATATTTGCTTTGCTGTTAACAGAGTTTGTTAGTTTATGCATGCTCTTATAAATTCTCATTGGGCTACTGTTAAACGCATTTTATGTTATCTTAAAGGTACGGCAACACATGACCTACATATTATTCGTGGTTCTTCCTTTACATTACATGGCTTTACAGATGCATATTGGGCAGGTAATATTGATGATCAAAAAACTACAGATGGTTACTTGTGTTTTTTGGTCAGACGTCGATTTTATAGAAATCAGGTAAGCAACGTACAATTGCTCGCTCCTTTACTGAGCTGAATACAAAACCTTAGCAGATGGCACTACTAAGGTTATCTGGCTTCAGTATTTATTAACAGGTCTTCAAATTCTGTCTATTTCTACTCCTATcatttggtgtgataatcttGGTGCCACTTATTTATCTGCAAATCATGTTTTTCATGCTCGCACAAAACATGTTGAAgtcgattattattttttccgaGATAGATTTGCGAAGAAAGAGATTcagattctttttatttcctctCAGGTTCAACTTGTAAATGTCTTTACTAAGTCACTTCATACTGCTGTATTTACTGCTTTTCGTTTCAAGTTTCGGGTCGATCCTCCACCCTCAACTTGAGGTgacatattatagaatgtatactatataggaaatattataGGCACTACTCTAGTGTTGTAATCCTTACCTTAACTATTGTATATTGTTctacatatataaatagaaaaggattAGCTAAACCAAATGTCAAAcctcctaattattctcaactagACCATACATCTTCTCAAACACAAACAACTTCCTAACAAAGTAATAATAGAGCCGATGGTTCGGCTTGAAACAAGTCGCAATTATGGTTAGACTCTTATGGTTGTGTTTGCTTCTCCATGGTTAGGTAAAAGAAAGCTTTGGGTATCACACTCGAATCGTCAAATACTTCCACGGGAGAGGGATTGTGTTTAAATATATGTATCAAACTTAAATATGAGGGAGGAAATTTGTTGAGTACATATGTGATAGTTCAAAATCCCACATTAAAGAAGAAAtgggaaatatatatatatatatatatatatatatatataagatcaaCTTATAACCTATTAATCTAaactttaaaatgaaaaataatatccaTCGATCGTTATATACAAGTCTCTGTATGCACAAACCCATATAAACACGGACGCTAATGCATCTTTCCAAACACAAACTAACTCCCTAGAATAAAACCTCCCTGTGCATCTTCATCCAATGGAATTCGTTTTCTTGTTCCTGTATAACATCGTCTTGTCATGAAGGAGATTGTCTGTAATAAACAATGTCATACACTTTCGAAAGTGCTGGTGTACATATCTTAATCTTGCTTCCACTAAGCGGTCACTTGCACACTTTCTGCCCTAAATTACTGACTTGATATACAGAATATAGTAGTTTCTTTGGTATCTTATCTCTTTACAAGTTGACTTGGCCTTGAACTCATTGTCACGTCCTTTCTCAATATGAGATCCTAGTCacaatttaattagatattttttcttcaaattaaagatGCACGTGTATAGATGAATGCTTTGAGATGCttaattctttctttaattCTCACCTTTCCGCCAGAGAAGAGCACTTCATAGGAtatgaagaaaaatcaatggCTTCTCCATTAATAACGCAGAACATCTCTGGTTTTTAGCTAAGATAAAACAAGCATTCTTGTCGATAATGGGTTCTGTATTTGCTGATTATTAGAACAAGTTCAGTTTGATAGTGCTATTAACTGGAACACAACTCAAATGAATATGACAGAagagtttcttttcttctatgaAGCTGCAAAGATATCAGCATGCAAGTGAATGATTAGGACAGTCTCTGGTGTTATATGAGCATGCGTATGGCGTTACATGTATGTTTCTGAGCCGTCAAGTAGTGGTCCAGCTTGTGCAGTGCCCATGGCAAATCAGATCCTAACAAAGTGCTTAAATATAATTGTCCAAGTTCATAGGCTAAGCGGCCTCCGTCAGTTGTCGAAGGTTTTTTAAGTAATGCTCGGTGAATGATTATACTCTCTGATAATAATGGAGGGAGAGTATATTCTctctttaatataatatttacctGCTTTTTTTGTGgtctaaataattaatatttgctTAACTAGTATGGGAAAAAAACAATAGTGAAGAATGTTGGGTgtcgggttttttttattattttatcattgctGTCATCATCTATGATAAgagtactttttaaaaaaaatatatcattatttgaataatgTAGATATTTAGAAGAGTTTACGCATATCTTGACTAATCATATAGGTCCTGAAATTAAGGATCATGTAAGTTTCCAGTAGTCATTATATTAATAATCACAGAGTTCGAACTTGAGACTACAaggaaagtaaatttttttatcccaaactCTAACCACTGATTATCTTAgatggttttattatttttttttattatcattattaattacattattttttaatcgttATTCCTTTTTATAACGATTGATATGATTTCTCgtgatctatatatataaaaaaattgtactgTCTCAAATAGATATACGATAACACGTCATTGCTTATTAATATATAGATGAAAACAAGCGTGAAGGACCATTGCTAATGTAATCTCACTCTGCACTGCCCACTCTAAACAGTCATGGTGGTTTTTCCACTTTCCAAGCTCACCCAATGAATTCTCTTCGACTCTCCTCTGTTTTCCATATAAATCAGCACAAGGTCCCCCCCATTATAGGTCATCACAATCAGCATCGCACAAACTTCTTCACACTCGCATGCTAATGGCTATCACACGCTTCTCATACTCCACCATTCTAGCTCTTCTTTACCTGTCTTTGCTTCACTTAGTCACTTCTTTCCCTTCTTCTAATGGTCAGATTGATTACAATTACAACTATAATTACTATGATAGCTCATGCCCTCGTTTGGGAATGATTGTCAAGTATGGTGTCTGGGCTGCTTTCAAGAATGACACCAGAATAGCCGCATCCCTCCTTCGATTGCATTTCCACGACTGCTTTGTAAACGTAAAGCTATTTCTCTTTTACTCAACCACATTTCTCTCTTGCTAGGTGGTCTGTTTTTCCAAAGCAGATGTTGAAAAGGCTAGGTCCCATGCAAAGGACAGTTTTTAACCAACATGGGAGAGATCCAATGTTTTCGTCCTTTGGGCCCAGAAGGTTCAAATTCCTTGTTCAACCTTGAATAAGAGAGCCTACTAAATAGATTTGGGTGCCCACCAGTCGGCTGTGCTCTGTATACTAGTTGGGTTCTTTTATCGGATGTTATCCTCTGCTAGTTTCCTCGAATTAAATCAAAAacgattaaaaaatcaaaacatgggAGTGTTTTAACAAGGTTTAATTTGTCTAGCCAGAAGATCTATGAGCTTGGTGTTATTGGGTTTCCTGTCTGTGGATGCATGCCTTTTTTCTGTACGGAAAATTTAGAATTCAGTCTGTTACTCCACTCCCACGACACGTAAACTTCTTTGTTTTGAGTTTAAGTTATGGTATTTCGTGTGTGACACAGGGCTGCGATGCTTCCATACTTCTGGACGACACAATTGATTTCAGGGGAGAGAAGAATGCTCTTCCCAACCGCAATTCAGCTAGAGGATATGAAGTCATTGAAAGCATCAAAGCAGATGTTGAAAAGGCTTGTCCATCAACTGTTTCATGTGTTGATATATTGGCTCTTGCAGCAAGAGAATCTGTCCTTCTGGTATTGACATTGGCCATATTCATTCATTGCAGAGCATTTTCTATTTGCTCTAAATTTCTGATTTATGTGTTTACTTCATTCACCTGTTTCAGTCAGGAGGGCCTTATTATCCTCTTTCATTGGGCGGGCTAGATGGATTGACTGCAAGTGAGAAGGCAGCTAATGAACAATTGCCATCACCATTTGAACCACTAGAAAACATCACTGCTAAGTTCGCATCAAAGGGTCTTGACATTAAGGATGTTGTAGTCCTCTCAGGTTCTTGTCATCTTCGCTTTCTCTggttatctctctctctctctctctctctattttaaGCTAGTCAATAGAGTGGTGTTCTTGCTCAAACCATAGAGCTTAAATCGGCGACGAAATCTGTGACTCTTATCCTTTTAGATGGCGACTCTTATCCTTTTAGATGGCCACGTATTGTCGCCATATATATGCTTGCAATCTATACATGTATTGAGCCTAAGCTCAGGTTTTTGACGACCAAACTTTTGGCGACAACACAAACCCAAGGAACAGAGCAGAAGgcttttttaaactaatttctaatatttttggCACAgacaattaatttgttttttgtctaTTACAGGGGCACACACCATAGGTTTTGCTCAGTGCTTCTCCTTCAAGAGGAGGCTCTTCGACTTCAAAGGCACCGGCAAGCCTGACCCCACACTTGATTCTTCGGCCGTGGCAAACTTACAGGGCACGTGTCCAAACAAGGATGCATCAAACAGCAAACTTGCTCCTCTTGACTCTGCAAGCACATACCGATTTGACAATGCTTATTATGTGAACCTCGTGAACAGAACTGGCCTTCTTGAATCTGATCAAGCTCTCATGGGGGATTCCAAGACTGCTGCAATGGTTACTGCCTACAGCTCAAATTCATATCTTTTCTCAGCTGATTTCGCATCATCAATGGTAAAGATGAGCAACCTTGGGATACTTACAGGCAGCAATGGACAAATCAGAAAGAAATGCGGGTCTGTCAACTAAATATGTATGTGATGTGAGTCTGTTAATCATGGAGCTTCTGTACCTAGTTTCTTTAGGGCTCAAAATGTGGTGCTCACCTGGTGGATGTTTATGTGATAGACATGCCagtcttttaataaaaacaagtgTTTGAGTAATGATTTGAATTGTGCTTGGTTCACTCTTTCCCAAATGTAACTTGGTTAACTCTGATCTAGATTTCCCAACTGGAACACAATTCAGTGACAAGGCAAATTATTTTCCGAGAGCTGTGAGGAAATTTAATCATCTTTGTGTAGCCTGTAAACATGGACATTCTGCCATTGCTCTGTTTGCTCACATTTATGTCACACGAGGACATGAATCGATTGATTATGTCATTCCTGGAGCtgtaaaaattacaagaaaccaACTATAAAGTGCGCATGACATTGAAGATACATCCGTTGAAACCAGTGAAGGGTTTTCCGGACTTGTTTACTTCCCCTTGGCAAATCACATGGTAAAGAAGTGCCGGTGTCTCAGTGGTGTTTCAAGAAAATTTCCCGATGGTGACCTCAATTTATGTAAAGGTTTTTCAAGCAAGGTTTATACGAGCCACATTTCCTTCCCTGGTGCTTTaacaaacaataatttataattccGTTCTGAGATTTGGCATGGAATGTATTTTCTTATGTCACGAATCTGATATTTGCTTGGTTAGTAAGCTTAATGGATGGTGGTGGGTTCCAATTAACTAATTTTCAGCTCATTTGGCGTTGACTAATGTAATCTTTAGATATACATGATTTCCTGCACGACAGAATAAGGTTGACTCATGGCTTTACACgcttaatattagatttatgaATATCATATAcgtaataaattaataaaataaaagtatttgggAGTCACTAAAGTCCTGTTAGACAGATCTAAAGttgtttaggaatttattacctgaaaatctaatctttttttgttttgaataattttttaaaggttgTGTTGTCGTAAACTACAAGTCGTTTAATTGTCTGACCTTCAATGATAATCTACACAACTAATCAATGAAAAATCTcctaaatctttattttaagaGAAAGAGATTGTTAGATCTAGATTGTTAGATCTCTATTATGTGATTTACGTAATTTTTCTATCTAACTAACaatcacttaaaaataaaaagtatagcTTATTATTTatcagaaaatataaaaaaccttataaattttaaaaaaatatcaatttgcctatcaataatattcatatattaattcaggataattttagaaattaactcaatcaaatcctaacttgatttttctaagtttagaaatttaatctatgtattaattatattatagtctttaatttctaaaatatattttaatcaagtcatacttataaattatacaagtttaatttctgactaattgttcttaatgtgtgtgacctattaagttcctaatatgttggcctaaatataaattataattataattaaatagaattaaataatttaatttattatcaattcaacaattaattattttatatttgaagatcagatGCATCATCTGACAACATATCATGATCCTCTAAATATAagaaaagtcattagtggtatgacttaaccttttagtgaTCGGTTTCTCgatgtaattaatattatttcatcaataatgttctgatttaacattaaaacataGAGTATGTctgtcatgttaaatcatgtttgttctctacataatagtcattgattatttaaataagatttaaaactcttttcaaatgtCATTCCAGACCAAGGATTTCTCAGTCAATACCATTAGAgaatagattaaatatttttcataattcacCTAAGATGATGAATCATCTCTTGATCATTtaagtaccttcatatagttaTACCCGATATCTGCCCCTTCGTTACCTCAATGaagataacatgtaacaggatcaaagtataacattttttatataagataatttagtgatCATAAGTTTAAGGATTACTTACACAATCATCACGTGAACCTTTCTATAGACATAGGTGATGtctccatatgaaattctcatgtaAATCAATTTAGTGTACATCTCTTATGACaaaacacctacatattagttctagataTTTCTTATACATCAACTTATAAGAACAACTatttcctttcaaaaaaaaaagaacataatatatagCAGTCTCTATGGTTCTAATAAATATCCAGTATTTAAGAGAGAATCGACCAAAAATATCTTAGGAACAATACTTTGacataatattaaacttattattatatttaaactcgttattataacaactttataattttttttacaaattttttttgtatcatgaactttatttttattctaaatttataaatcaaatatcagattgattaatataatattatataaatattaaagttaaattaaaattttattaataataaatatatatttatataaataaaataatattatatgtaatTAGCTACGATATATAAAGTGTAACACTTGTGACTTCTGAGGTACTGCTgccattttataaataaaataataatttgatgtaTCGGGAACTTTTCTCATACTTCAGCGTCCCATCCCttcgtttcttttctttacttcatCTAGTCATGACTCCTCCTCCTTCTCTGTTACTGGCCAGCTTGATGATTACATCCACTATGATAAATCATGCCCTAATCTATCCTTGGACTGTTAGAAATGTTGTCCAGAAGGCTTTGCATTGTGACTCCAGCTTTTGTGACTCCAGAATAGCTGCTTCCCTCCTCCGCTTACACTTTCAATATTGTCTCGTAAATGCACCTAAGTTCGTGGTCCAATGAGGAAGAGACTTGTTTCTTTACTTAGTATCtggattcaatattttttttttttatgtctgtCACCTCCACGATACTTTATTTACTTACTGGGTTTATAGGATGTTCAGTAAGCCTGAAGATTAATTCTGGTGCATATAAATTGACTCGGACACTCTgagttatcaaaaaaaaaaaaaagattgtctcGTAAATGTAATAATCCTGGATCTATTAATCCCCCTTCAGTTAGAAATTCCTTTGCACCTTAATTTGAAAGCAGTTCTCTGTAAAAGTAAtcgggattttttttgttgatcaaaTCAGCCACATGTGTCGTACATGTATAGTGGAACAGTTGACGCATCCCCAGTACAtgccaactttttttaaaaaagtaaaatacttaaataacCCCATCCCTACTtattaatcacaaaaaaaaaaaaaaccatgaataaCAAATAACCTTTAATTTGAGAGTTAAATTAATGGATATTATAAAATGGCCCTccatctatttgttttttttttttttggtttccaaGGATAAGCAGGAATTTTTCTTGTGCACTAACTATGTTCAAATACAATACCCTcgtgataaggaaaaaaaaaattaaagggaagtGTTGTAATTAGAAGTAGGTGTTATCATTTTTgattcagttcggtttttataaaaaaaataatttaaccaaaattaaaaaaaaaaaaaccgaaaccggttcaaaccaaccgatttcggtttggttttttaggacaaaaatcgattcaaaccggtttggctcggtttttttccgtttgagttcggttcggtttttcagtttcaggcttataaaaccgaaaccaaccgaaaccggtcgattttttcaaaattttaattgattttttttcacggtttggtttttttgatttttttttttagtttttttagtttaatcggtttttttattttcttactcaTCCCTAATTAAAAGCACAAAAAATTACCCATTTAGCCCGTTCAATTTAAGAGCACCAAAATTGTCCACATGCAAAGGCAATTATACCCTTAAAACTcagtcaagttttttttttttttttaagttcaaaggTTGGAAAAACACTATTGCCGTGCCGTCCACAGTGACATGTGTGTGCACAGTGTTTTCCAaccttttttagctttttttatttttttatttattttttactcccAAGCCTGAAGAAAACGCAGAGCCCAACCAAAGAAAAAGGATGACAAGTTGACAACCATTCCTTCCACAAAGAAGTAAGAACAACACCAGAAGCAAGCACACCTTAATGGACGTCAACTCACTGAGTCCAAAACCGTATGAATTTCCACCTTTCCTGGGCATAGTAGAGACTGAGTAGCTGCCAAACAAAAAGCTTCCAGGATATGAGACAGCAGCCATCAAACACACAGCGTGCCATGATTCAAGGAAGAAACTTATGGGCAACATGAAATTGATCTGACAAACGCACTGCAACACCTCAAATTCTGGGAAAAGAACCATGCCAGCTGAAGGAAATGGCTGCAGGAAAAGCACACAAaagttgaagggaaaaaaaactctcttctaAGCCCAACCAAACACATAAGAAGCCCAGCTGAGCAATATGTTCCCTAGCCCAAATCCTAAAAAACGAAGCCCAAACAAAGTGATCTAAGAACCCAGATAAAGAggaattaaaaacaacaaaaaagatgaCCCCACAGCCCAGCAAAAGAGAGGAAAACAAATGGCCTCAAGGGTCACTGTTGGGGTGACATCCACAGTGATTCTCcaatgcctttagtttttttttttcaattaatatagaTCTGTGAACCAAGttggtaattatatatatatatatatatatatatatatatatatatatatataaacgcaATTTTGGTCCCTAGAAGATTCACTGGACTAATCAACTGTAGATCAAACAAGATCAGTTCACCAGCCAACCATTCAAACTGTTTTCGGTTTACATGATTGGTTGTGTAATTCTTGTTCCTTGTATACGTGGCTAGTTTTAGGTAATGTTTATCCTttcatggttgttttttaaagtatattttatttaaaaatatattaaaataatatttttttttatttttttaatcttaacatATCAaactaatctaaaaatattaattttaaagaaattaaattttctgaAAAGCATAAACACGCCGCtgaaataaacaagatagtgTGCTCCAAATGTGGTCTTGTTTCATCATGTGGATGCTTTATGTAATGAGGCATGTCAGTGTTTGGTTAATTGTATTGTTGTCCTAATTTGTTGTCCTAATGGGACCTGCAAATAGGCATTTTCAATTCCATTGAGTCTTGCCTAATAATACATTGCTATAGCAAATTTGTTGGCTAATTTGTTGGTTTTACTTCCAATCTAGcgcaaataaatttttgtttacatcaagaaaaaaagggtGGATAAATTGGGCAATTagcacaataaatataaaaattaatgaaataacatcttttaaaaaagattcgGTGAAATAGTACGTTTTCATCTTGTTGTGCTTCAGAAGCGCGACAAGATAAAAGTATGATTATTTAGCTCAATCAGTCAACCGATTTGTAATAGTTAGTGAAACCGATTAACTGGTTCtgagaataacaaaaaaaatctaaaaactgcTAAATTTGGTGGGTCTTAGcaagattttttatatcttaaaatctAACGGTCCGCTAATAACATTTTGAGTGTGATCTAACgatcaaatcaaaaaattatggtCCTTTTGAGCCGTTATTCTAATCTGATGCGACTATACCTCTTCTTGAACTTAGATCTGTAACACTGGTCCATAAATGTATCTGCTATGTCATTCATGTAATCAGTTTGAGGCAGATCCTTATTTAATTGTGGCAGACTCACACTTAATTGTTCGGAATGACTTATTATTGCAAATTGATACTAATTattctattaatattttgtgataattttttctttcaaaaaaaaaaacattctaatgcacacagattaaaaaaaaaaagctgacaTGGAgcgtttcaattaaaaaacaaaaaaaaagaacataaagaaaAGCTGGTAGATTCCTGGCCAAAGTTTGTACAAACCCTATGTATATTTGAGTACTTTGTCCTTGTCTCAAAAACCACTTTCCTTCTCTCAAAAATTCTACGTGGTTGGATCTGCCAAATTATTGTATGCTATTATTATGATCCATCACCATCTCTATCACAATCACAATCATTCATCACACAAAAAGACGTCTTCTCTGCTTCCACATTAGATT of the Populus nigra chromosome 7, ddPopNigr1.1, whole genome shotgun sequence genome contains:
- the LOC133699017 gene encoding peroxidase 10-like isoform X2, giving the protein MSLVLLGFLSVDACLFSGCDASILLDDTIDFRGEKNALPNRNSARGYEVIESIKADVEKACPSTVSCVDILALAARESVLLSGGPYYPLSLGGLDGLTASEKAANEQLPSPFEPLENITAKFASKGLDIKDVVVLSGAHTIGFAQCFSFKRRLFDFKGTGKPDPTLDSSAVANLQGTCPNKDASNSKLAPLDSASTYRFDNAYYVNLVNRTGLLESDQALMGDSKTAAMVTAYSSNSYLFSADFASSMVKMSNLGILTGSNGQIRKKCGSVN
- the LOC133699017 gene encoding peroxidase 10-like isoform X1, with product MLMAITRFSYSTILALLYLSLLHLVTSFPSSNGQIDYNYNYNYYDSSCPRLGMIVKYGVWAAFKNDTRIAASLLRLHFHDCFVNGCDASILLDDTIDFRGEKNALPNRNSARGYEVIESIKADVEKACPSTVSCVDILALAARESVLLSGGPYYPLSLGGLDGLTASEKAANEQLPSPFEPLENITAKFASKGLDIKDVVVLSGAHTIGFAQCFSFKRRLFDFKGTGKPDPTLDSSAVANLQGTCPNKDASNSKLAPLDSASTYRFDNAYYVNLVNRTGLLESDQALMGDSKTAAMVTAYSSNSYLFSADFASSMVKMSNLGILTGSNGQIRKKCGSVN